Proteins found in one Mangifera indica cultivar Alphonso chromosome 15, CATAS_Mindica_2.1, whole genome shotgun sequence genomic segment:
- the LOC123197441 gene encoding putative pentatricopeptide repeat-containing protein At5g52630, which produces MLPSSSLPSSSSLILERPQNPLNQFSFEQTFRNICTLLLSLTHSRSLPKGLQLHAHIIKSGLQIIPLVSHHLINFYSKTQLPLLSRQIFHEAPIKSATTWSSVISSFAQNELPCLAIEYFRRMLGECALPDDHIFPSATKSCAILGRLDVGKSVHCLVVKTGYDFDVFVCSSLVDMYAKCGDIKTARKVFDEMPERNVVSWSGMIYGYAQLGVNEEALKLFKQALYDDLEVNDFTFSSVIHVCGTSTLLELGKQIHGLCVKTSFELSSFVGSSLVSLYSKCGLIDAAYLVFEEVPVRNLGMWNAMLIACAQHSHTNKAFNLFKEMEIRGIKPNFITFLCVLYACSHAGLVEKGQYYFELMKEHGIEPGSQHYASLVDLLGRAGKLQEAVSVINKMPIAPTESVWGALLTGCRIHGDTDLAAYAADRIFELDNVSSGLHVLLSNAYAAAGRWEDAAKARKMLRDRGVKKETGLSWVEEGNRVHTFAAGDRSHLRTEEIYQKLEELGEEMERAGYVADTSFVLREVDGEEKNQSIRYHSERLAIAFGMITFPPDRPIRVMKNLRVCGDCHTAIKFMSKCSGRVIIVRDNNRFHRFEDGKCSCGDYW; this is translated from the coding sequence ATGCTCCCATCATCTTCACTGCCGTCCAGCAGCAGCTTAATACTTGAACGCCCACAAAACCCTCTTAACCAATTCAGCTTTGAACAAACCTTCAGAAACATTTGCACTCTTCTCCTTTCGTTAACTCACTCAAGGAGCCTCCCTAAAGGCCTACAGCTCCATGCCCACATCATCAAATCAGGTCTTCAAATTATCCCTCTTGTCTCCCACCACCTCATCAACTTCTACTCCAAAACACAACTTCCATTATTATCCCGCCAAATCTTCCATGAAGCTCCCATTAAGTCAGCAACAACTTGGAGTTCAGTGATTTCCTCATTCGCTCAAAACGAGCTTCCTTGTCTTGCCATTGAGTACTTTCGTCGAATGCTCGGTGAATGTGCTCTTCCTGATGACCATATATTTCCTAGTGCCACTAAGTCTTGTGCGATTTTGGGAAGACTTGATGTTGGTAAAAGTGTGCATTGCCTTGTGGTGAAAACTGGGTATGATTTTGATGTGTTTGTGTGTAGTTCTTTGGTTgatatgtatgcaaaatgtggtGATATAAAGACGGCAAGGAAAGTGTTCGATGAAATGCCTGAGAGAAATGTGGTGTCCTGGAGTGGAATGATTTATGGTTACGCGCAACTGGGTGTGAATGAGGAGGCTTTGAAGTTGTTCAAGCAAGCTCTTTATGACGATTTGGAGGTGAATGATTTCACATTTTCCAGTGTAATACATGTCTGTGGTACCTCTACGTTGCTTGAGTTAGGGAAGCAAATACATGGGTTGTGTGTGAAAACAAGCTTTGAGTTATCGAGTTTCGTGGGTAGTTCTTTGGTTTCTTTGTATTCTAAGTGTGGACTTATCGATGCAGCTTACCTGGTTTTCGAGGAGGTGCCTGTTAGGAATCTTGGAATGTGGAATGCAATGCTAATTGCGTGTGCTCAGCACTCACATACGAATAAAGCATTTAATTTGTTCAAAGAGATGGAAATCCGTGGgattaaaccaaattttattacatttttgtgTGTTCTATATGCTTGTAGTCATGCAGGGTTAGTTGAAAAGGGGCAATATTACTTTGAGCTAATGAAGGAGCATGGGATTGAGCCTGGATCTCAGCATTATGCTTCTTTGGTAGATTTGCTAGGCCGTGCTGGTAAATTGCAGGAAGCAGTTTCTGTTATCAATAAAATGCCCATTGCTCCAACAGAATCTGTATGGGGAGCACTGTTGACTGGGTGTCGTATTCATGGAGACACTGATTTGGCTGCCTATGCTGCAGATAGGATTTTTGAGTTGGATAATGTGAGCTCAGGCCTGCATGTGCTGTTATCTAATGCTTATGCTGCCGCTGGAAGGTGGGAAGATGCAGCCAAAGCTAGGAAGATGCTAAGGGACCGAGGGGTGAAGAAGGAAACTGGTTTGAGTTGGGTTGAGGAGGGAAACAGAGTTCATACATTTGCTGCAGGAGATAGATCTCACCTGAGAACAGAAGAAATTTATCAGAAGTTAGAGGAATTGGGGGAAGAAATGGAAAGAGCTGGTTATGTTGCAGATACAAGTTTTGTTTTGCGCGAAGTGGATGGTGAAGAAAAGAATCAGTCAATTAGATATCATAGTGAGAGACTAGCTATTGCTTTTGGGATGATTACATTTCCACCTGATAGGCCCATAAGGGTTATGAAGAACTTGCGAGTCTGTGGTGATTGTCACACagcaattaaatttatgtccAAGTGTTCTGGAAGAGTAATTATTGTGAGGGATAACAACCGGTTCCATCGGTTTGAGGATGGAAAATGTTCATGTGGCGACTATTGgtga